In one window of Bernardetia sp. DNA:
- a CDS encoding phage integrase SAM-like domain-containing protein translates to MNVGFLIKELRTDRFSIYCRVSFGAKDKGVPFATGVILDKKEHWENKRGYNFTILSKERNARIKTDTLLLLKSELEEIYLNLKKLKRATNSKIITDIYRGNEEPELTTIQIVDEFVERQLLRDIEPATKTGYKRYRTDFNTFCRENDISHLPTSEFTITHGKNYFDFLRTKLNKPNSEAVAKKKVAMVEKSLKEAARDKRIESNPLEGLEIKIIRKKTPHVFLSQAELARIERKTFKIERLEKIRIAFIFSCYTGFHFNQMKIFDAEKHIFEENGIQFISTNRDKNNNYIGVPIFKRTRKLLESCNYKLSIPSNAHYNGYLREIADICKITKYLTSKIGRKTFIDMQMNRYGVPKPIVSRMVAHSSVRTTEKYYGDLDRTSIFRETQSQL, encoded by the coding sequence ATGAATGTAGGATTTTTAATAAAAGAACTACGAACAGATAGATTCTCTATATATTGTAGAGTTTCGTTTGGAGCAAAAGACAAAGGTGTTCCTTTTGCTACTGGTGTGATTTTAGATAAGAAAGAGCATTGGGAAAATAAAAGAGGGTACAACTTTACTATACTTAGTAAGGAGCGTAACGCAAGAATTAAAACAGATACCTTACTTTTATTGAAATCTGAACTAGAGGAAATTTACTTAAACCTCAAAAAGCTCAAAAGGGCGACAAATTCAAAAATAATTACTGACATCTATCGTGGTAATGAAGAACCAGAACTCACTACCATTCAAATCGTAGATGAGTTTGTAGAACGTCAGCTTTTAAGAGACATAGAACCAGCCACAAAAACAGGTTATAAGAGATACCGTACTGACTTCAACACATTTTGTAGAGAAAATGATATTTCGCATCTTCCAACGAGTGAATTTACTATTACTCATGGTAAAAACTATTTTGATTTTTTGAGGACAAAACTAAATAAACCCAATAGTGAAGCCGTAGCTAAGAAAAAAGTAGCTATGGTTGAAAAATCATTGAAAGAAGCAGCAAGAGACAAGCGTATTGAATCAAACCCCTTAGAAGGCTTAGAGATAAAAATAATTCGCAAAAAAACACCTCACGTATTTTTAAGTCAAGCAGAACTAGCTAGAATAGAGAGAAAGACATTTAAAATAGAAAGGCTAGAAAAGATTAGAATTGCTTTTATTTTCTCTTGTTATACAGGATTCCATTTCAATCAGATGAAGATTTTTGATGCAGAAAAACATATTTTTGAGGAAAATGGAATACAATTTATATCCACAAATAGAGACAAAAACAATAACTATATAGGTGTTCCAATTTTCAAACGAACTAGAAAATTATTAGAAAGTTGTAATTATAAACTCTCAATTCCTTCAAATGCTCATTACAATGGCTATTTGAGAGAAATTGCAGATATTTGCAAGATAACTAAATATCTAACCTCTAAAATAGGACGGAAGACCTTTATTGATATGCAAATGAATCGGTATGGTGTTCCTAAGCCAATAGTCTCTCGTATGGTCGCACATAGTTCTGTCAGGACAACAGAAAAATACTACGGAGACTTAGACAGAACCTCAATATTTAGAGAGACACAATCACAACTCTAA
- a CDS encoding ABC transporter ATP-binding protein, which yields MYALQTQSLTKTFNKGKINEFTALSDISFSIKKGSCTLLKGSSGSGKTTLISILAGLTKPTSGSYICLEENVSHWSEKFLTQFRREHIGIVFQHFNLIQGLTVEQNISLPLLPLNYSIKKMNRMSKEAATLAQISHKLNQKIDVLSGGELQRTAIARALVRKPAILFADEPTSHLDRQNAIEVFEVFEKLKADGQTIILTTHDEWLKNHSIIDNVIELRDGKLIISD from the coding sequence ATGTACGCTCTCCAAACTCAAAGCCTTACCAAAACTTTCAATAAAGGAAAAATAAATGAATTTACAGCCTTATCGGATATTTCTTTTTCTATTAAAAAGGGAAGCTGTACGCTCTTGAAAGGTTCTTCTGGTTCTGGCAAGACAACGCTAATTAGTATTTTGGCAGGACTTACCAAACCCACTTCTGGTAGTTATATTTGTTTAGAGGAAAACGTATCACACTGGTCAGAAAAATTCTTAACACAGTTTCGAAGAGAACATATCGGTATCGTTTTTCAGCATTTTAATCTCATTCAAGGACTAACTGTAGAGCAAAATATTTCTCTGCCACTTTTACCATTAAATTATTCTATCAAAAAAATGAATAGGATGAGCAAAGAAGCAGCTACATTAGCTCAAATTTCTCATAAATTGAATCAGAAAATAGATGTTTTGTCTGGTGGGGAGCTTCAACGTACAGCCATAGCAAGGGCATTAGTGCGAAAACCTGCCATTCTTTTTGCTGACGAACCGACTTCACACCTAGACAGGCAAAATGCCATAGAAGTCTTTGAAGTATTTGAAAAATTGAAGGCAGACGGACAAACCATTATCTTAACCACACACGATGAGTGGCTGAAAAATCATTCTATCATTGATAATGTAATTGAGCTAAGAGATGGAAAGTTAATTATTAGTGATTAA